A genomic stretch from Lachnospiraceae bacterium includes:
- the ychF gene encoding redox-regulated ATPase YchF produces MKLGIVGLPNVGKSTLFNCLTKAGAAAAANYPFCTIDPNVGMAAVPDERLNVLTKMYQSEKTTPAIIEFVDIAGLVRGASKGEGLGNQFLSHIREVDAIVHVVRCFEDDDIIHVDGSVDPLRDIETINLELIFSDLEMLERRKAKVAKQAKGDKSLLQELNLIEKVKEALEQGVRAKNIELEEEEKALLDSFQLLSAKPVIYAANVLEDDLADDGASNANVEKVRIHAREQGEEVFVVCAKIEEEISSLDEEEKQLFLEELGISRSGLDRLIVASYRLLGLISYLTAGPTESRAWTIERGTLAPQAAGKIHSDFERGFIRAEVVAYEDLIACGSYTAAKEKGLVRSEGKEYEVKDGDVVLFRFNV; encoded by the coding sequence CAATGTTGGAAAAAGTACCTTATTTAATTGTTTGACAAAAGCAGGAGCGGCGGCTGCCGCTAATTATCCGTTTTGTACGATTGACCCCAATGTTGGCATGGCGGCTGTGCCGGATGAAAGATTGAATGTACTCACGAAGATGTACCAGTCAGAGAAAACAACACCGGCGATTATTGAATTTGTCGACATTGCCGGACTGGTGCGCGGAGCCAGTAAGGGAGAAGGACTTGGAAACCAGTTTTTATCACATATTCGTGAAGTCGACGCAATTGTGCATGTCGTGCGCTGTTTTGAGGATGACGATATTATTCATGTCGATGGCTCCGTAGATCCGCTGCGGGATATTGAAACAATCAATTTAGAGCTCATTTTCTCTGATCTTGAAATGCTGGAGCGGCGTAAGGCTAAAGTGGCGAAACAGGCAAAGGGAGATAAAAGCTTGCTGCAAGAGCTGAACCTAATTGAAAAGGTGAAGGAAGCGCTGGAGCAGGGAGTCCGCGCTAAAAACATAGAGCTGGAGGAAGAAGAAAAAGCACTTTTAGACAGCTTCCAGCTGCTTAGTGCTAAACCGGTGATTTATGCAGCGAATGTCCTGGAGGATGATCTGGCGGATGACGGCGCTTCTAATGCCAATGTAGAAAAGGTACGCATTCATGCACGGGAGCAGGGCGAAGAGGTATTTGTAGTATGTGCCAAGATCGAGGAAGAGATCTCCTCTCTTGATGAGGAGGAAAAACAGCTCTTTTTAGAAGAACTGGGAATCAGCAGGTCAGGGCTGGATCGGTTGATCGTTGCCAGCTACCGGCTCTTGGGGTTGATTAGCTATCTGACAGCAGGGCCGACAGAAAGCCGTGCATGGACAATTGAGCGGGGGACGCTTGCGCCGCAGGCGGCTGGAAAGATTCATTCAGATTTTGAGCGCGGGTTTATTCGCGCCGAAGTTGTGGCTTATGAGGATCTGATTGCCTGTGGATCCTATACAGCGGCAAAGGAAAAAGGATTGGTGCGTTCAGAAGGAAAGGAATATGAAGTAAAAGACGGAGATGTCGTATTGTTCCGTTTTAATGTTTGA
- a CDS encoding peptide chain release factor 3 encodes MAELVSKKDREEIEKRRTFAIISHPDAGKTTLTEKLLLYGGAIAEAGMVKGKKNMRHAVSDWMEIEKQRGISVTSSVMQFRYEGYCINILDTPGHQDFSEDTYRTLMAADSAVMVIDGSKGVEAQTRKLFKVCRMRGIPIFTFINKMDREAKDSFDLMADIEGELGIETCPVNWPIGSGKGFQGVYDRQRGELIQFMNAEGAGNGNKEVQAIQLSLDDPDLKAHIGEAALEKLLEELELLDGAGHELDMDMVNRGELSPVFFGSALTNFGVEPFLRDFLQMTTSPLPRTSKDGVVDPFDSHFSGFVFKIQANMNKAHRDRVAFMRICSGTFEKGMEVFHVQEGKKIKISQPTQLMAQDRSIVDKAWAGDIISVFDPGIFAIGDTLCDARQIVEYQGIPTFAPEHFCRLRQVDTLKRKQFIKGTTQIAQEGAIQIFQEPGKGMEEVIVGVVGTLQFDVLKYRLNHEYNIEIRMEMLPYEHIRWIENKELDPQTLTLTSDTKIVQDLKGNYLLLFANEWNIDWAYQHNDDLKLLEFNK; translated from the coding sequence ATGGCAGAGTTGGTTTCTAAAAAAGACAGGGAAGAGATTGAAAAAAGAAGGACGTTTGCAATCATCTCCCATCCGGATGCCGGCAAGACGACACTGACAGAAAAGCTGCTGCTGTATGGAGGCGCTATCGCAGAAGCCGGAATGGTAAAGGGTAAAAAGAATATGCGCCATGCGGTGTCCGACTGGATGGAGATTGAAAAGCAGCGTGGTATTTCGGTGACTTCCTCTGTTATGCAGTTTAGATATGAGGGCTATTGTATCAATATTTTGGATACGCCGGGTCATCAGGATTTCTCAGAGGATACGTATCGGACGCTGATGGCGGCAGATTCGGCCGTGATGGTGATTGACGGCTCCAAAGGCGTTGAGGCGCAGACGAGGAAGCTTTTTAAGGTTTGTCGTATGCGCGGCATCCCGATTTTTACCTTTATCAATAAGATGGACCGGGAGGCAAAGGACAGCTTCGATTTGATGGCAGACATCGAAGGAGAGCTAGGAATTGAAACCTGCCCTGTGAACTGGCCTATTGGATCAGGAAAAGGATTCCAAGGGGTTTATGATAGGCAAAGAGGCGAGCTCATTCAGTTTATGAATGCGGAAGGAGCTGGAAACGGCAATAAGGAAGTGCAGGCGATTCAGCTGAGTCTGGACGATCCGGACCTGAAGGCGCATATTGGAGAAGCCGCATTGGAAAAGCTGCTAGAAGAGCTGGAATTACTGGATGGGGCTGGTCATGAGCTGGATATGGACATGGTGAACCGCGGTGAATTATCACCGGTATTTTTCGGTTCTGCGCTAACCAATTTTGGTGTAGAGCCCTTTTTGAGGGATTTTTTGCAGATGACAACTTCGCCCCTGCCGCGAACCAGTAAGGATGGCGTTGTAGATCCATTTGATTCTCATTTTTCAGGTTTTGTGTTTAAAATCCAGGCCAATATGAATAAAGCCCATCGTGACCGCGTTGCTTTTATGAGAATTTGTTCTGGCACCTTTGAAAAGGGAATGGAAGTCTTTCATGTACAAGAAGGAAAGAAGATCAAAATATCTCAGCCCACGCAGCTGATGGCGCAGGATCGTTCTATTGTGGATAAAGCTTGGGCAGGGGATATTATCAGCGTGTTCGATCCGGGAATCTTTGCCATCGGAGATACACTCTGTGATGCTAGACAGATTGTGGAATATCAGGGAATTCCCACCTTTGCCCCTGAGCATTTTTGCCGCTTGCGGCAGGTGGACACATTAAAGCGCAAGCAATTTATTAAAGGGACAACGCAAATTGCACAGGAAGGTGCTATCCAGATCTTCCAGGAGCCGGGCAAGGGCATGGAGGAGGTCATTGTCGGGGTAGTGGGAACACTGCAGTTTGATGTTTTGAAATATCGGCTCAATCATGAATATAATATCGAGATCCGAATGGAGATGCTGCCTTATGAGCATATTCGCTGGATTGAAAATAAGGAGCTGGATCCGCAGACCTTAACGCTGACATCAGACACTAAGATCGTGCAGGATTTAAAAGGAAATTATTTGCTTTTGTTCGCAAATGAATGGAATATTGACTGGGCCTATCAGCATAATGACGATTTGAAATTATTGGAGTTTAATAAATAA
- a CDS encoding glutamine--tRNA ligase/YqeY domain fusion protein: MSEEIRRELPEAENFIEREINSDLEKGINTEVYTRFPPEPNGYMHIGHIKAICVDFGTAEKYGGKCNLRFDDTNPSKEETEYVEGIMDDIRWMGFQWDKMFYASEYYDQLYEFAVRLIKKGVAYVDDLSQEEMREYRGTLTEPGKNSPYRDRSVEENLDLFTRMKNGEFKEGEKVLRAKIDMASPNINMRDPAMYRITYAHHHRTGNKWCIYPMYDFAHPLSDALEGITYSLCSFEFEDHRPLYNWFIEQVGGFDHPPRQIEFSRMEITNVVTSKRKLRALVEGGIVEGWDDPRMPTLAGLRKRGFTPSSIKNFITSTGVSKSRGSTIDYQYLEYCIRDDLKLDNKRIMAVLDPIKVVVTNYPEGQIEYFTVDNNPENPELGTREVPFSRELYIERSDFMEEPEKKFFRMSPGREVRLMGAYFVTCEEVIKDADGNVTEIHCVYDPQTKGGNAPDGRKVKGTIHWVSAEKGVPATVRLYEHLFQYDEEQEDYVPNPDSIQIMEQAVIEPSILEEELGQRFQFVRNGYFITDPSDSKPGHLVVNRIVALKSSYKPQNA; encoded by the coding sequence ATGAGCGAAGAAATAAGAAGAGAATTACCGGAAGCAGAAAATTTCATTGAACGTGAAATCAACAGCGATTTGGAAAAGGGGATTAACACAGAGGTCTATACGCGGTTTCCGCCCGAGCCAAACGGATATATGCATATTGGACATATTAAAGCAATCTGTGTGGATTTTGGCACGGCGGAGAAATATGGGGGGAAGTGCAATCTGCGCTTTGATGATACCAATCCTTCTAAAGAAGAAACCGAGTATGTGGAAGGCATTATGGATGATATCCGCTGGATGGGATTTCAGTGGGATAAAATGTTTTATGCTTCCGAATACTATGATCAGCTGTATGAGTTTGCAGTGAGGCTGATTAAAAAGGGTGTGGCATATGTGGATGATCTTTCGCAGGAGGAGATGCGTGAATATCGCGGAACTCTGACAGAGCCAGGCAAGAACAGCCCCTATCGCGACCGCAGCGTGGAGGAAAATCTGGATCTCTTTACGCGTATGAAAAATGGAGAATTTAAAGAAGGCGAGAAGGTTCTGCGGGCTAAAATCGATATGGCATCGCCGAATATCAACATGAGAGATCCGGCGATGTACCGAATTACGTATGCACATCATCATCGGACGGGAAATAAGTGGTGTATTTATCCGATGTATGATTTTGCACATCCGCTTTCTGATGCACTGGAGGGGATTACTTATTCTCTGTGCAGCTTTGAGTTTGAAGATCATCGTCCGCTTTACAACTGGTTTATTGAACAGGTGGGAGGATTTGATCATCCTCCGCGTCAGATTGAATTTTCGCGCATGGAAATTACAAATGTAGTAACCAGTAAGCGAAAGCTGCGGGCGCTTGTGGAAGGCGGGATTGTAGAAGGATGGGATGATCCGCGGATGCCTACGCTGGCAGGCCTGCGTAAGAGAGGCTTTACGCCCAGCTCTATTAAGAACTTTATTACAAGTACGGGAGTTTCTAAATCCCGCGGATCGACAATTGATTATCAGTATTTGGAATACTGTATTCGTGACGATCTGAAGCTGGATAACAAGCGGATTATGGCGGTGCTGGACCCCATCAAGGTAGTGGTGACCAATTATCCGGAGGGGCAGATTGAATATTTTACGGTGGATAATAATCCGGAAAACCCAGAGCTTGGAACGCGCGAGGTTCCTTTTAGCCGTGAGCTTTATATTGAACGCAGTGATTTTATGGAGGAACCGGAGAAAAAGTTTTTCCGGATGTCTCCCGGACGTGAAGTACGCTTGATGGGAGCCTATTTCGTCACCTGTGAAGAAGTGATTAAGGATGCTGACGGAAATGTTACGGAGATTCATTGTGTGTATGATCCGCAGACCAAGGGCGGCAACGCGCCGGATGGACGGAAGGTAAAGGGAACCATTCATTGGGTGAGTGCAGAAAAAGGGGTGCCGGCAACAGTGCGGCTTTATGAGCATCTTTTCCAGTATGATGAAGAGCAGGAGGATTATGTGCCTAATCCAGATTCTATTCAGATTATGGAACAGGCTGTGATTGAGCCCTCTATTTTAGAGGAAGAGCTGGGACAGAGATTTCAGTTTGTCCGTAACGGCTATTTCATTACAGATCCTTCAGATTCTAAGCCGGGACATCTGGTTGTCAATCGAATTGTGGCACTTAAAAGCTCCTATAAGCCGCAGAACGCATAG
- a CDS encoding flippase-like domain-containing protein: MSQAGKMSGKKHALSLAFLIVLIIGTFAFLLKDIGIKGLIKAVEQADTGYMLLAFMMLLLYLAAEGEAIRSITKSLGYPVKRRRGFVYACTDFYFSAITPSATGGQPVCLYYMSKDHIPVSVSGLAMLLHTVVYKLILLLLGIWALMAKWSFFAEGNWTVKLLFVVGFIINVIVIIVCLLAMFSQKVIHKIAMGIIHLGVKLHMVKKPEETIQRLTKSLKEYETGAEYIRSHWFLVARVLVITFVQRIAMFSISYWIYKAMGGQKYNLYDMMALQTLIAMAIDSLPLPGGIGATEGIFTMLYRAIYGASLIPALILTRGINYYCGLIVSSTAVIITQSRIVKQEKIKQLKEQK, encoded by the coding sequence ATGAGTCAGGCAGGGAAAATGAGCGGAAAGAAACATGCGCTCAGTCTTGCATTCTTAATCGTTTTGATCATAGGCACCTTTGCGTTTCTGTTAAAAGATATTGGCATAAAGGGATTGATCAAGGCGGTTGAACAGGCGGATACGGGATATATGCTGCTGGCCTTTATGATGCTGCTGCTATATCTGGCTGCAGAAGGAGAGGCGATTCGCTCTATCACAAAATCCTTAGGCTATCCGGTTAAACGGCGGAGAGGCTTTGTGTATGCTTGTACAGATTTTTATTTTAGCGCCATTACGCCCTCAGCCACAGGCGGTCAGCCTGTATGCCTGTATTATATGAGTAAAGATCATATACCGGTGTCGGTTTCTGGGCTAGCGATGCTGCTGCATACCGTTGTGTATAAATTGATTCTCTTGCTATTAGGCATCTGGGCTCTTATGGCAAAATGGTCATTTTTTGCAGAAGGAAACTGGACGGTGAAGCTTTTATTTGTCGTAGGGTTTATTATCAATGTGATTGTGATCATTGTCTGCCTGCTGGCGATGTTTTCTCAGAAAGTGATTCACAAAATTGCGATGGGAATCATTCATTTGGGAGTAAAGCTTCACATGGTTAAAAAACCAGAGGAGACCATTCAGCGGCTTACAAAATCGTTAAAAGAATATGAAACGGGAGCAGAGTACATTCGTTCACACTGGTTTTTAGTAGCTAGGGTTTTAGTGATCACTTTTGTTCAGCGCATTGCTATGTTTTCGATCTCCTATTGGATTTATAAGGCGATGGGAGGACAAAAATATAATTTATATGATATGATGGCATTGCAGACGCTGATTGCTATGGCGATTGATTCCTTGCCCCTTCCTGGAGGAATCGGGGCTACGGAGGGTATATTTACAATGCTGTACCGAGCGATTTACGGAGCCAGTTTGATTCCCGCACTGATTTTGACACGGGGCATTAATTATTATTGCGGGCTGATTGTGAGCAGTACGGCAGTGATCATCACGCAGTCCCGCATTGTAAAGCAAGAAAAAATAAAGCAATTAAAAGAGCAGAAATAA
- a CDS encoding alpha-L-fucosidase has product MQDFKTFLKEAASVHPTENQLRWFDTEFYAFVHFSPNTYTGLEWGTGQEDPALFNPTELDCDQWVRAIQSAGMKGLILTAKHHDGFCLWPSAYTEHSVKNSPCQKDVVREASDACRRAGLKFGFYLSPWDRNSKLYGSPAYNDYYCNQLTELLTQYGDIFCVWFDNACGEGPNGKKQEYDFDRYIALIRQYQPQAVIFNDYGPDVRWCGNEAGNARYAEWAVVPSELCHRSPIQSGPGPLSGSLRHMYNPDPDIGSLSNILYSKGLVFCPAEVDMSIRPGWFYHPEEQPHSLDRLFQTYLHTVGGNTCFNLNIPPMPSGLFAEEDVVRLQELGSQIQTAFSHDLAPLAISSYERLSDTQAMWHLEFPHEYEFHYITLMEDIAQGQRTESFQLRILTDQGIDTVIYRGTTIGHKKICCLSKPVKAKNLTLLITGARDQVQLRCIQVF; this is encoded by the coding sequence ATGCAGGATTTTAAAACCTTTCTTAAAGAGGCGGCCTCTGTACACCCCACTGAAAATCAGCTGCGCTGGTTCGATACTGAATTTTACGCTTTTGTGCACTTCAGTCCTAACACCTACACTGGCTTAGAATGGGGCACCGGCCAGGAAGACCCTGCTCTTTTTAACCCAACCGAGCTCGATTGTGATCAATGGGTACGTGCCATCCAAAGCGCTGGCATGAAGGGACTCATTTTAACGGCTAAGCATCATGATGGCTTTTGCCTCTGGCCTTCTGCCTATACTGAGCACAGTGTAAAAAACAGTCCTTGCCAAAAAGACGTCGTAAGGGAAGCCTCCGATGCTTGCCGGCGTGCCGGCTTAAAATTTGGGTTTTATCTTTCTCCTTGGGACCGGAACTCAAAGCTTTACGGCAGCCCCGCTTATAACGATTATTATTGCAACCAGCTTACTGAGCTGCTCACACAATACGGCGATATTTTCTGCGTGTGGTTTGATAATGCCTGCGGCGAAGGCCCTAATGGAAAAAAGCAGGAATACGATTTTGATCGCTATATCGCTCTTATCCGTCAGTATCAGCCTCAGGCCGTCATTTTCAATGACTATGGCCCCGATGTGCGCTGGTGCGGCAATGAAGCCGGCAACGCACGCTATGCGGAGTGGGCGGTGGTGCCTTCTGAGCTTTGTCACCGCAGCCCCATCCAAAGCGGCCCCGGTCCTTTAAGCGGAAGCTTACGCCATATGTATAATCCGGATCCTGATATTGGCTCCTTATCGAATATTTTGTATTCCAAAGGACTTGTATTTTGTCCGGCAGAGGTTGATATGTCGATCCGTCCCGGCTGGTTTTATCATCCGGAGGAGCAGCCCCATTCTTTGGACCGCCTTTTTCAGACCTATCTTCACACTGTGGGCGGCAATACCTGCTTTAATTTAAACATTCCGCCCATGCCTTCAGGGCTTTTTGCAGAAGAGGATGTTGTGCGCCTGCAGGAGCTCGGCTCTCAAATTCAAACTGCCTTTTCTCATGACTTAGCTCCTCTGGCAATTTCCAGCTATGAAAGACTGAGTGACACGCAGGCAATGTGGCATCTGGAATTCCCACACGAGTATGAATTTCATTATATAACGCTGATGGAAGACATCGCTCAAGGGCAGCGCACCGAGAGCTTTCAGCTTCGTATTTTGACTGATCAGGGAATCGATACTGTCATCTATCGCGGTACAACAATTGGTCACAAAAAAATTTGCTGTTTATCTAAGCCGGTAAAGGCGAAAAATTTAACGCTCCTGATTACCGGCGCGCGCGATCAGGTACAGCTTCGCTGTATACAAGTTTTTTAA
- a CDS encoding YgiQ family radical SAM protein, whose protein sequence is MRSDFIPTQPEDLDGPLDYILITGDSYVDHPSFGTALIGRYLQKLGYSCGIIAQPEYHTTADFMRLGRPVLGFMIAAGNMDSMVSNYTVSKKRRRQDYYAPNKEPGHRPDRATIVYCNRVREAFPHVPIIIAGVEASLRRFAHYDYWEDKVRRSMLVDAGADMLIYGMAERATKEVCARMRAGERLSEIRGVPGTCYMTDELPEHVTEIASYEEVASDKKIYAECFAMQYLEQDPIRGKSLGQRHGDKYVIVEKPAMPLNRQELDELAKLKFMRTWHPDYDEVGGIAAAAEVKFSITANRGCFGECAFCALAFHQGKIVQSRSVESIVEEAKELIKLPDFKGYIHDIGGPTANFMRPACDKQLTQGSCRGKRCLSPKPCPNLKVDHREYLQALEAVRKLPGVKKVFVRSGVRFDYALLDPSDRFIWELCRNHVSGQLRVAPEHIAPAVLNLMGKPECQVFSAFEDRFKQVNEKLGKDQYMVSYFMSSHPGSTLKEAVLLAEYMRDHHIHPEQVQDFYPTPGTRATTMYYTGYDPMTMKKVYVPKTYEEKAMQRALLQYRNPQNHELVRKALRIAHREDLIGLGPKCLVPPDGRKAERKEKGIREERKVKHTPRYAKRKGKR, encoded by the coding sequence ATGAGAAGTGATTTTATTCCCACGCAGCCGGAGGATCTGGATGGTCCGCTGGATTATATTTTAATAACGGGAGATTCTTACGTGGATCATCCGAGCTTTGGCACGGCGCTGATTGGTCGGTATTTGCAAAAGCTAGGCTATAGCTGCGGAATTATCGCACAGCCTGAGTATCATACCACAGCAGATTTTATGCGCTTAGGGCGTCCTGTGCTAGGATTTATGATTGCCGCAGGCAACATGGACAGTATGGTCAGCAATTATACGGTGTCTAAAAAGCGCCGCCGTCAGGACTATTATGCGCCAAACAAGGAGCCAGGACATAGACCCGATAGAGCGACAATTGTATACTGCAATCGTGTGCGAGAAGCTTTTCCACATGTGCCCATTATTATTGCGGGCGTGGAGGCTAGCCTAAGGCGGTTTGCGCATTATGATTATTGGGAAGATAAGGTGCGTCGTTCTATGCTGGTGGATGCAGGTGCGGATATGCTGATATACGGTATGGCAGAGCGGGCGACAAAGGAAGTATGCGCACGGATGCGGGCAGGAGAGAGGCTTTCTGAGATACGAGGCGTGCCGGGAACCTGTTATATGACGGATGAGCTTCCGGAGCATGTAACGGAGATCGCTTCTTATGAAGAAGTAGCATCAGATAAAAAAATCTATGCAGAGTGCTTTGCAATGCAATATTTAGAGCAGGATCCGATTCGGGGGAAAAGTCTGGGACAGCGTCACGGAGATAAATATGTCATAGTAGAAAAGCCGGCGATGCCGCTAAACCGGCAGGAGCTGGACGAGCTTGCAAAACTGAAATTTATGCGGACATGGCACCCGGATTATGATGAGGTTGGCGGTATTGCAGCAGCTGCAGAGGTCAAATTCTCTATCACGGCCAACCGCGGCTGCTTTGGAGAATGCGCCTTTTGTGCATTGGCTTTTCATCAGGGCAAGATTGTACAGTCACGTTCTGTAGAATCCATCGTGGAGGAGGCCAAAGAGCTGATAAAGCTGCCGGATTTTAAAGGCTATATTCATGATATTGGCGGACCAACGGCTAATTTTATGCGGCCGGCATGCGATAAGCAGCTGACGCAGGGAAGCTGCCGAGGAAAACGGTGCTTATCGCCAAAGCCGTGCCCTAATTTAAAGGTGGATCACAGAGAATATTTACAGGCACTGGAGGCCGTGCGTAAGCTGCCGGGCGTTAAAAAGGTATTTGTGCGTTCAGGCGTGCGCTTTGATTATGCGCTATTGGATCCCTCTGATCGATTTATTTGGGAGCTATGTCGAAATCATGTCAGCGGCCAGCTGCGGGTAGCACCGGAGCATATTGCACCGGCAGTGCTGAATTTGATGGGAAAGCCGGAATGTCAGGTGTTTTCTGCGTTTGAAGACCGGTTTAAACAAGTAAATGAAAAACTGGGCAAGGATCAGTACATGGTTTCATATTTTATGTCCAGTCATCCTGGAAGTACTTTAAAAGAAGCGGTCCTTTTGGCTGAATACATGCGGGATCATCACATCCATCCAGAGCAGGTGCAGGATTTTTACCCAACGCCGGGAACTAGAGCGACAACTATGTATTATACTGGTTATGATCCTATGACAATGAAAAAGGTATATGTACCTAAAACCTATGAAGAGAAGGCTATGCAGCGGGCGCTACTGCAATACCGAAATCCGCAGAACCACGAGCTCGTAAGAAAGGCGCTGCGGATAGCGCACCGAGAGGACCTTATTGGTCTAGGTCCCAAGTGCTTAGTGCCGCCTGACGGCAGGAAAGCAGAAAGAAAAGAAAAAGGGATTCGAGAGGAAAGAAAAGTTAAACATACACCGCGTTATGCGAAGAGAAAGGGAAAACGATGA
- a CDS encoding carbohydrate kinase → MSKLDLVSVGELLVDFTPLEQDGFQYNPGGGPANMVCMAAKLGMKTAFVGQVGADAFGKKLAAKLASEGVDVSALSFSEKYPTTLAFVHWAENGERSFSFYRHGGADTMLEVSKEALELIQDASYLFMSSVMMAEGSSRESCFQMMEYAKSKGVRIAFDPNLRRNLWDSEEAAKEQIVRALPYADVVKVSEEELEFITGCQEPEQGMVRLLDEFPTIHLVLVTLGEKGTIVGHAGGQIAMPSYEVKAIDTTGAGDAFMGAFLSLLIRSGQTPEQLRLEEAEQMVRFANGAGALTTTKRGGIDAQPSLEEILAI, encoded by the coding sequence ATGAGCAAATTAGATTTAGTATCGGTTGGGGAGCTGTTAGTTGATTTTACACCGCTGGAGCAGGATGGGTTTCAGTACAATCCGGGCGGAGGCCCTGCCAATATGGTGTGTATGGCGGCAAAACTGGGGATGAAGACAGCCTTTGTCGGACAGGTGGGGGCGGATGCCTTTGGAAAGAAATTGGCGGCGAAGCTTGCAAGCGAAGGGGTAGATGTGTCTGCACTTTCGTTTTCAGAGAAATATCCAACAACGCTGGCATTTGTTCATTGGGCTGAAAATGGAGAACGGAGCTTTAGCTTTTATCGGCATGGAGGCGCCGATACAATGCTCGAGGTCAGCAAAGAGGCGCTGGAGCTGATTCAAGATGCTAGTTATTTATTTATGAGCTCTGTGATGATGGCAGAGGGAAGCTCTAGAGAAAGCTGCTTTCAAATGATGGAGTATGCTAAATCAAAGGGAGTCAGAATTGCCTTTGATCCTAATCTGCGCAGAAATTTGTGGGATTCGGAGGAAGCGGCGAAGGAGCAGATCGTAAGGGCGCTTCCCTATGCGGATGTGGTGAAGGTATCAGAAGAAGAGCTGGAGTTTATTACAGGCTGCCAAGAGCCTGAGCAGGGAATGGTGCGTCTGTTGGACGAATTTCCTACGATTCATCTGGTTTTGGTTACCTTGGGAGAAAAGGGAACGATTGTCGGCCATGCCGGCGGACAGATTGCGATGCCTTCTTATGAAGTAAAGGCCATTGATACCACGGGTGCCGGCGATGCATTTATGGGGGCTTTTTTGTCCTTGCTAATCAGGAGTGGGCAAACGCCGGAGCAGCTGCGGCTGGAGGAGGCGGAGCAGATGGTTCGCTTTGCGAATGGAGCAGGCGCGCTTACTACCACCAAAAGAGGCGGAATTGATGCACAGCCCTCTTTGGAAGAAATTCTTGCAATCTGA
- the fba gene encoding class II fructose-1,6-bisphosphate aldolase, producing MLVSAAEMLKKAKAGHYAVGQFNINNLEWTKMVLQAAQENQSPVILGVSEGAGKYMTGFKTVAAMVAAMVEEMGITVPVALHLDHGSYEGAKKCIEAGFSSVMFDGSHYGIEENIQKTKEIIELAHGLGISVEAEVGAIGGEEDGVVGGGEVADPEECKQIADLGVDMLAAGIGNIHGVYPENWQGLNFDVLAKIQEKTGTMPLVLHGGTGIPDDMIKKAIDLGVSKINVNTECQLVFAAATREYIEAGKDQQGKGFDPRKLLAPGAAAIKEKVTEKMQLFGSVGKA from the coding sequence ATGTTAGTATCCGCAGCAGAAATGCTCAAAAAGGCTAAAGCAGGTCATTATGCCGTAGGCCAGTTTAACATTAACAACCTAGAGTGGACCAAGATGGTGCTGCAGGCAGCACAGGAGAATCAGTCCCCTGTTATTTTAGGCGTGTCTGAAGGCGCTGGCAAATATATGACTGGTTTTAAGACGGTGGCTGCTATGGTGGCCGCTATGGTGGAGGAAATGGGAATTACGGTTCCGGTGGCTCTTCATCTGGATCATGGCAGCTATGAAGGTGCTAAGAAATGTATTGAAGCTGGTTTTTCTTCCGTTATGTTTGACGGCTCTCACTACGGAATTGAGGAGAATATTCAAAAGACGAAAGAGATCATTGAGCTGGCACATGGTCTTGGCATTTCTGTAGAGGCTGAGGTTGGCGCGATCGGCGGCGAAGAAGACGGCGTTGTAGGCGGCGGCGAAGTGGCGGATCCTGAGGAATGCAAACAGATCGCTGATTTGGGCGTTGATATGCTGGCGGCTGGTATCGGCAATATTCACGGTGTATATCCTGAAAACTGGCAGGGACTTAATTTTGATGTGCTGGCTAAAATTCAGGAGAAGACGGGTACGATGCCGTTGGTGCTGCATGGCGGTACCGGTATTCCGGATGATATGATTAAAAAGGCGATTGATCTGGGCGTATCTAAAATCAATGTCAACACAGAGTGTCAGCTGGTATTTGCCGCTGCGACCCGCGAATATATTGAGGCTGGTAAGGATCAGCAGGGCAAAGGCTTTGATCCGCGTAAGCTGCTGGCGCCTGGTGCAGCTGCGATCAAAGAAAAGGTAACGGAGAAGATGCAGCTGTTCGGGTCTGTTGGCAAGGCTTGA
- a CDS encoding DUF1294 domain-containing protein encodes MVLYWLGINLIAFLQFGADKRRARKGKWRISERMLFFTAMLGGSAGSILGMRHFHHKTLHRKFAIGLPVLLLFQSILMICIGYALF; translated from the coding sequence CTGGTGCTTTATTGGCTGGGCATTAACTTAATTGCATTTTTGCAGTTTGGGGCTGATAAACGGCGGGCCCGAAAGGGAAAATGGCGTATCTCTGAGAGAATGCTCTTTTTTACGGCTATGCTGGGCGGCAGTGCCGGCAGCATATTAGGCATGAGGCATTTTCATCATAAAACGCTTCACCGAAAGTTTGCAATTGGCCTTCCTGTTTTATTGCTGTTTCAGAGTATTCTGATGATTTGCATAGGGTATGCACTGTTTTAG